The following are encoded together in the Scytonema millei VB511283 genome:
- a CDS encoding cation:proton antiporter → MVDIYILDLFVIGVLLLAVTLGSGWISRLPFSFALIYLVVGIILGPYGFKLIQVQPNTEFLQRLTEFVVIVSVFSCGLKMNRPLQLRAWQITARLIGLLMPISIVALAAVGHWLLGMNWGAAVLLGAILAPTDPVLASEVQLADIDDEDELRFGLTSEGGLNDALAFPFVYFGLHLFKDPNLDNWFKQWVAVDLIWAIASGIVMGIAVAKAITWLDRKLQKRRPADVLMEDFVALGTILITYSLTEIVNGYGFIAVFVAGLVVQRNYADDPEKRESELEFVERIEKLMEVGTILLLGSLLRMQPLWQYLGNSLIVAGLLLFVIRPVGAWISTIATNPPVECDRRRLHPASRWLFGWFGIRGVGSLYYLFYAFGEGLKDSAAEQIAWITFTTIVISVVLHGISATPLMNWYERRIRGKSRRAKHATLPEQSE, encoded by the coding sequence ATGGTGGATATTTATATTCTCGATTTGTTTGTCATTGGGGTACTACTGCTAGCAGTCACCCTTGGTTCGGGTTGGATTTCCCGCTTACCTTTTTCTTTTGCCCTCATTTACTTAGTTGTAGGAATTATTCTCGGTCCCTACGGCTTCAAACTCATTCAAGTACAACCAAATACAGAGTTTTTGCAACGGCTGACCGAATTTGTCGTGATTGTCTCGGTGTTCAGTTGCGGCTTAAAAATGAACCGTCCCTTACAATTGCGAGCATGGCAAATTACAGCCAGATTGATCGGGTTGCTCATGCCCATTTCAATTGTAGCGCTGGCAGCAGTAGGACATTGGTTATTGGGGATGAATTGGGGTGCAGCCGTGTTACTGGGTGCAATTCTCGCCCCTACCGATCCCGTATTAGCTTCAGAAGTACAGCTAGCAGACATTGACGATGAGGATGAATTACGTTTTGGTCTGACTTCCGAAGGAGGTTTGAATGACGCACTGGCATTTCCCTTTGTCTATTTTGGCTTGCATTTATTCAAAGACCCCAATTTAGATAACTGGTTTAAACAATGGGTAGCCGTAGATTTAATTTGGGCGATCGCATCTGGCATTGTGATGGGAATTGCCGTAGCTAAAGCTATTACTTGGCTCGATCGCAAGCTACAAAAACGTCGTCCTGCTGATGTTTTGATGGAGGATTTTGTTGCTCTAGGAACGATCTTGATTACCTATTCCTTGACAGAAATTGTTAATGGTTATGGATTTATTGCTGTATTTGTAGCGGGGTTAGTCGTCCAGCGAAATTACGCAGACGATCCAGAAAAACGCGAATCCGAACTAGAATTCGTCGAACGAATTGAAAAGTTAATGGAAGTCGGAACAATTCTGTTACTGGGGTCGCTGTTGAGAATGCAACCCTTGTGGCAATATCTCGGAAATTCACTGATTGTGGCAGGTTTATTACTCTTTGTCATCCGTCCCGTAGGAGCATGGATTAGCACGATTGCAACAAATCCTCCGGTAGAATGCGATCGCCGTCGCTTGCATCCTGCCAGTCGGTGGTTATTTGGTTGGTTTGGTATTCGCGGTGTTGGTTCTTTGTACTATCTCTTCTACGCTTTTGGTGAAGGTTTAAAAGACAGTGCGGCAGAACAAATTGCCTGGATTACTTTCACGACAATCGTTATTTCTGTCGTTTTACATGGAATTAGTGCCACACCTTTAATGAATTGGTACGAGCGTAGAATCAGAGGGAAAAGCAGACGAGCAAAACACGCAACTCTACCCGAACAAAGCGAGTAA
- a CDS encoding saccharopine dehydrogenase family protein, translating to MTDRVLILGGRGRIGSSVAQDIASYTSAEITITSRNPDTATSVSKQLGSQVRSLALDIADKAKLREAIASSNLVIHCAGPFHFRDASVLKTCIETGIDYLDVSDHRSFTRKALDLSPAASAAGVTAIVNTGVFPGISNSMVRQGVEKLDQPERIHLSYLVAGSGGAGVTVMRTTFLGLQKPFTAWIDGQWVEIKPYSDREVVDFPAPYGKSGVYWFDMPEAFTLPEAFPVKTVITKFGSVPDFYNHLTWIAAHVFPKSWMQRRSAIEFLSHVSHFMTDVTNRFSGIGVAIRSEVTGLKDGQQASYCSTLIHDNTAIAAGCGTGSIAQLLLSGKLKHPGVSTVEQALPTDLFEQTMASRNIHIQQQWL from the coding sequence CCGTAACCCCGATACAGCAACCTCAGTCAGCAAGCAGCTGGGTTCTCAGGTTCGATCGCTAGCATTAGATATAGCAGACAAAGCCAAATTAAGAGAAGCGATCGCTTCTTCCAATCTCGTCATCCATTGTGCCGGACCGTTTCATTTCCGTGACGCTAGCGTTCTGAAAACTTGTATCGAAACGGGTATAGATTATCTCGATGTCAGCGATCATCGGTCTTTTACCCGCAAAGCTTTAGATTTATCTCCAGCGGCTTCAGCTGCTGGGGTGACAGCAATCGTCAATACAGGCGTTTTCCCTGGAATCTCAAACAGCATGGTACGTCAGGGAGTAGAAAAATTAGACCAGCCAGAACGCATCCACCTCAGTTACTTAGTAGCAGGTTCTGGAGGTGCTGGCGTAACGGTGATGCGAACGACATTTTTGGGGTTGCAGAAGCCTTTCACCGCTTGGATTGACGGTCAGTGGGTGGAAATTAAGCCATATAGCGATCGCGAAGTCGTAGATTTTCCCGCACCTTATGGTAAATCTGGCGTTTACTGGTTTGATATGCCAGAAGCTTTTACCTTACCGGAAGCCTTCCCCGTCAAAACCGTAATTACCAAATTTGGTTCCGTTCCCGATTTTTACAATCATCTCACTTGGATTGCTGCCCATGTCTTCCCCAAATCCTGGATGCAACGGCGCAGCGCGATCGAATTTTTATCCCATGTCAGCCACTTTATGACTGATGTGACCAATCGTTTTAGCGGAATTGGAGTGGCAATTCGTTCCGAAGTCACTGGGTTAAAAGACGGACAGCAGGCGAGTTATTGTTCGACGTTGATTCACGATAACACCGCGATCGCTGCTGGCTGCGGTACTGGTAGTATTGCCCAACTTTTATTATCAGGTAAGCTCAAGCACCCCGGCGTTTCGACTGTAGAACAAGCCTTACCCACAGATTTATTTGAACAAACTATGGCAAGTCGTAATATTCACATTCAGCAGCAATGGTTGTGA